A genomic window from Candidatus Methylacidiphilum fumarolicum includes:
- the kdpB gene encoding potassium-transporting ATPase subunit KdpB: MKTSKNVVSFWSLFLIATAIKEAFIKLNPFSLWKNPVIFVTEIGAFITTIEMFRSSESFSFTLQISLWLWFTVLFANFAEAIAESRGKAQAESLKQTRTVTMAKKLVQGKEVLVNASELKKGDLVVCIAGDIIPSDGEVVEGAATVDESAITGESAPVIRESGGDRSAVTGGTRVISDRIVIKITAEPGNTFLDRMIEMVEGAKRQKTPNEIALTILLASLTFIFLLVVVTLVPFLKYSQAPISIPILTSLFVCLIPTTIGGLLNAIGIAGIDRLVQHNVIATSGRAVEAAGDIDVLLLDKTGTITLGNRMATEFIAAPGIDHYRLVDAAQLASLADETPEGRSIVILAKEKYGLRGREVLDTRAKFIPFSAKTRMSGVDFFSADGSCCERKIRKGSMDAIEAYLQEMGGSISQSVKEIVENVAKNGGTPLVVVEGKDVLGVIELKDIIKGGIRERFARLRKMGIRTIMITGDNPLTAAAIAAEAGVDDFMAQVTPEQKLKRIRQEQVLGHLVAMAGDGTNDAPALAQADVGVAMNTGTQAAREAGNMVDLDSNPTKLIEIVEIGKQLLVTRGALTTFSIANDVAKYFAIIPAMLMSTFPAISPLNIMQLHTPESAILSAVIFNAVIIILLIPIALKGVTLKAVSAENLLIKNILIYGLGGVIAPFVGIKLIDQLLYFLHLV, from the coding sequence ATGAAAACCTCAAAGAATGTTGTTTCTTTTTGGAGCTTATTTCTTATTGCAACCGCAATAAAAGAAGCTTTTATAAAACTCAATCCTTTCAGTCTTTGGAAAAACCCTGTGATTTTTGTCACCGAAATTGGTGCCTTTATTACTACCATTGAAATGTTTCGTTCTTCGGAATCTTTTTCCTTCACTCTTCAGATTAGTCTCTGGCTTTGGTTTACTGTTCTTTTTGCGAATTTTGCAGAAGCTATTGCCGAAAGTAGGGGAAAGGCTCAAGCCGAAAGTTTAAAGCAGACCCGGACGGTGACCATGGCAAAGAAACTTGTCCAAGGGAAAGAAGTCCTTGTCAATGCCAGTGAGTTAAAAAAAGGAGATCTAGTAGTATGCATTGCGGGGGATATCATCCCTTCTGATGGAGAAGTGGTAGAAGGAGCCGCAACAGTGGATGAATCAGCGATTACTGGTGAATCTGCTCCAGTCATACGGGAAAGTGGTGGGGATAGAAGTGCAGTTACGGGTGGGACTCGAGTCATTAGTGATCGTATTGTCATAAAAATCACTGCTGAGCCTGGGAATACCTTTCTTGACAGGATGATTGAAATGGTGGAAGGAGCCAAAAGGCAAAAAACGCCTAATGAGATTGCCTTAACCATCTTATTAGCCTCTTTAACCTTCATTTTTCTATTAGTGGTGGTGACTCTCGTTCCCTTTTTAAAGTACTCTCAGGCTCCTATTTCGATTCCTATTTTGACGAGCTTATTTGTCTGTCTGATTCCAACCACAATAGGCGGCTTATTAAATGCCATCGGGATTGCCGGCATTGACAGGTTAGTGCAACACAATGTGATAGCCACAAGTGGTAGAGCTGTCGAAGCAGCTGGGGATATCGATGTGCTCCTGCTGGATAAAACCGGGACGATTACTCTAGGAAATCGGATGGCCACCGAATTTATAGCTGCCCCTGGTATAGATCACTATAGACTGGTTGATGCCGCTCAACTTGCTAGCTTGGCCGATGAAACTCCTGAAGGAAGATCGATTGTCATTCTGGCCAAAGAAAAATATGGGTTAAGAGGTAGAGAAGTACTTGATACTCGAGCAAAATTTATCCCTTTCAGTGCCAAAACACGAATGAGTGGAGTTGATTTTTTTTCTGCTGATGGATCTTGTTGCGAAAGAAAGATTCGAAAAGGGTCCATGGATGCAATCGAAGCATATTTGCAAGAAATGGGAGGTAGCATATCCCAATCGGTAAAAGAAATAGTAGAAAATGTCGCTAAAAATGGAGGCACGCCTCTTGTTGTCGTCGAAGGCAAAGATGTCCTTGGGGTGATTGAACTAAAGGATATTATCAAAGGGGGGATTAGAGAGCGCTTTGCAAGGCTAAGAAAAATGGGCATAAGGACCATAATGATCACCGGAGATAATCCGCTGACAGCCGCGGCTATCGCTGCCGAAGCAGGTGTCGATGATTTCATGGCTCAGGTGACCCCGGAACAAAAGCTAAAAAGAATCCGCCAAGAACAAGTTCTTGGTCACCTTGTCGCCATGGCCGGAGATGGCACCAATGATGCTCCTGCACTGGCACAAGCAGATGTTGGCGTGGCCATGAACACAGGGACTCAAGCTGCTAGAGAAGCTGGCAATATGGTTGATCTGGATAGTAATCCTACAAAACTGATAGAGATCGTCGAGATTGGCAAACAGCTGCTAGTGACGCGTGGGGCCTTAACCACTTTTAGCATCGCCAATGATGTGGCTAAATATTTTGCCATTATTCCTGCCATGCTCATGTCCACTTTTCCAGCAATATCCCCACTGAACATTATGCAACTCCATACTCCCGAAAGCGCTATCCTCAGTGCTGTCATATTCAACGCGGTCATCATTATTCTCTTAATCCCTATAGCTCTGAAAGGAGTGACGCTAAAGGCCGTTTCTGCAGAGAATCTGTTGATCAAAAACATCTTAATTTACGGCCTAGGTGGAGTCATAGCCCCTTTTGTAGGCATTAAACTTATAGACCAACTGCTCTATTTTTTACACCTTGTCTAA
- the kdpA gene encoding potassium-transporting ATPase subunit KdpA yields MKTSNWIELGLFISILAVLNKPLGIHIYRVLDREGKTIFDAFLKPLENLTYKICSIDKSKEHNWIEYAVGILLFNFAGMLMTYFVPRMQHFLPLNPEHIGPMAPHIAFNTAISFGTNTNWQSYVPEKEVSYFSQMVGLAFQNFTSAATGIAVAAAFVRGIVRTEAKTVGNCWVDLVRINYYVLLPLSLVGALLLISQGVPQNFHPYLRYLPLDSKAHEEACILPQGPIASQEVIKLLGTNGGGFFNANSAHPYENPTPLSNFMEMLLIFLIPSALTYYFGLSCKKLSHGWSIWITMVLLFLVLSLSCYWLEHAGNPFFKPFGIEQQANMEGKETRFGIFETTLFAAVTTSASCGAVNSMHDSFLPLSGMIPLFNMSLGEIIFGGVGSGLYGMLLFVILSVFLFGLMTGRTPGYLGKRIGAYEIKMAVLALMIQYISILGLSALAIHSSWGLTALGNKGPHGLTETLYAFVSTTENNGSAFGGLSATSVPYAIFLGLAMFFGRYFIIIPVLAVAGSLVCQKRYISQTVFPTSGALFVFILGAAIFLVAALNFFPVFTLGPVLEHLLIGTGKMF; encoded by the coding sequence ATGAAAACTTCAAATTGGATAGAACTTGGTCTTTTTATATCTATCCTTGCGGTCCTAAACAAACCTTTGGGAATACATATTTATAGAGTCCTGGATAGAGAAGGGAAAACTATTTTCGATGCCTTCTTAAAACCACTGGAAAATTTAACATACAAAATTTGCTCGATTGATAAGTCCAAAGAGCACAATTGGATAGAATACGCGGTTGGCATTTTACTCTTTAATTTTGCAGGCATGTTGATGACTTATTTTGTGCCAAGAATGCAGCATTTTCTTCCCCTTAACCCTGAACATATAGGACCTATGGCCCCTCATATAGCGTTCAATACGGCCATTAGTTTTGGAACAAACACCAACTGGCAATCCTATGTACCAGAAAAAGAAGTGTCCTACTTTTCTCAGATGGTTGGGCTTGCTTTCCAAAATTTTACTTCGGCAGCTACGGGTATTGCCGTCGCCGCCGCATTCGTTCGAGGGATTGTTCGAACAGAGGCTAAAACTGTTGGCAATTGCTGGGTAGACCTGGTAAGAATCAATTATTATGTTCTATTACCTCTATCTCTTGTTGGTGCCTTACTACTGATTTCACAAGGAGTCCCTCAAAATTTCCATCCCTACCTCCGCTATCTTCCATTAGATAGCAAAGCTCATGAAGAAGCTTGCATACTACCTCAGGGTCCTATCGCCTCTCAAGAAGTGATAAAACTTCTTGGAACTAATGGAGGGGGATTCTTTAACGCCAACTCTGCTCATCCCTATGAAAATCCTACTCCCCTTTCCAATTTTATGGAGATGCTCCTTATTTTTCTCATCCCTAGTGCCTTAACCTATTACTTTGGATTAAGTTGTAAGAAGCTATCTCATGGTTGGTCTATTTGGATCACCATGGTGCTTCTTTTTCTTGTGCTTAGCCTTAGCTGTTATTGGTTAGAGCATGCAGGCAATCCGTTTTTTAAACCTTTTGGCATTGAACAACAAGCCAATATGGAGGGCAAAGAAACGAGATTTGGAATATTTGAAACGACCCTTTTTGCTGCTGTCACGACCTCTGCTTCCTGTGGAGCGGTTAACTCCATGCATGACTCTTTTTTGCCTCTTTCCGGAATGATTCCTCTGTTCAATATGAGCTTAGGAGAAATCATCTTTGGGGGAGTGGGCTCTGGATTATATGGCATGCTGCTTTTCGTCATTCTTTCAGTATTTTTATTCGGTCTGATGACAGGCCGAACTCCGGGCTATTTGGGAAAGAGAATTGGTGCTTACGAGATCAAAATGGCGGTGCTAGCGCTCATGATTCAGTATATTTCAATCTTAGGCCTGTCGGCACTGGCCATACATTCTTCATGGGGATTAACAGCTCTAGGAAACAAAGGGCCACATGGATTGACCGAAACTCTTTATGCTTTTGTCTCGACCACTGAAAACAATGGAAGCGCTTTTGGAGGGTTGTCCGCTACTTCCGTTCCCTATGCTATTTTCCTTGGCTTGGCTATGTTTTTTGGTCGCTATTTTATTATTATCCCTGTGCTTGCCGTTGCTGGCTCGCTTGTGTGTCAGAAACGCTACATTAGCCAAACGGTTTTCCCGACCAGTGGTGCCCTTTTTGTTTTTATCCTTGGGGCAGCCATATTCCTGGTTGCAGCTCTTAACTTTTTCCCAGTTTTTACCTTAGGACCTGTCCTGGAGCATCTACTGATAGGTACAGGCAAAATGTTTTAA
- a CDS encoding potassium-transporting ATPase subunit F codes for MLFILFLVSLLLLVYLLIVILWPEKF; via the coding sequence ATGCTTTTTATTCTATTTTTAGTCTCACTTCTACTGCTGGTTTATTTGCTGATCGTCATCCTCTGGCCTGAAAAATTTTAA